The Thalassotalea sp. HSM 43 genome window below encodes:
- a CDS encoding succinate dehydrogenase iron-sulfur subunit: MKQKFSIYRYNPDVDNAPYMKDYELEITEGSDMMVLDALMLLKEQDPTLSFRRSCREGVCGSDGLNMNGKNGLACITPLSELKGSKIILRPLPGLPVVRDLIIDMSQFYTQYEKIKPYLINDGKDQPAREHLQSIEERDKLDGLYECILCACCSTSCPSFWWNPDKFIGPAGLLHAYRFLIDSRDTATDERLNDLQDAYSVFRCHGIMNCVDVCPKGLNPTKAIGSIKSMLLQRAV, translated from the coding sequence ATGAAACAGAAGTTTTCGATTTATCGTTATAATCCAGACGTAGACAATGCGCCTTACATGAAAGATTATGAGCTGGAGATTACAGAAGGCTCAGACATGATGGTATTGGATGCATTAATGCTTCTAAAAGAGCAAGATCCAACGCTTTCATTCCGTCGCTCATGTCGTGAAGGTGTATGTGGTTCTGACGGTCTGAACATGAACGGCAAGAACGGCTTGGCGTGTATCACGCCATTATCAGAGCTTAAAGGTAGCAAGATCATTCTTCGTCCACTACCTGGTTTGCCAGTCGTTCGTGACCTTATCATTGATATGAGTCAGTTCTACACGCAATACGAAAAGATCAAACCATACTTGATCAACGACGGTAAAGACCAACCAGCACGTGAGCATCTTCAGTCAATTGAAGAGCGTGATAAATTGGATGGTTTATACGAATGTATTTTATGTGCATGTTGTTCTACATCATGTCCATCGTTCTGGTGGAACCCTGACAAATTTATTGGCCCAGCGGGTTTGCTACACGCATATCGTTTCCTTATCGATAGCCGTGATACGGCAACCGATGAGCGTTTAAACGACCTACAAGATGCATACAGCGTATTCCGTTGTCACGGCATCATGAACTGTGTCGATGTTTGTCCTAAGGGCTTAAACCCGACAAAAGCCATCGGTTCTATTAAATCGATGTTGTTACAACGAGCGGTATAA